GAAAAGGCTAAGGCAATCATCGAGAAGGCTAAGGCCGAGAACAGGCCGCTCGTCGAGCCCGAAGCGAAGGAGATACTCAAGCTCTACGGCGTCCCGGTTCCGGACTTTAAGGTCGCCACCAACGAGGAAGAAGCTGTAAAGTTCGCCAGGGAGATCGGCTACCCGGTCGTCATGAAGATCGTTTCTCCGCAGATCATCCACAAGAGCGACGCCGGTGGAGTCAAGGTCAACATCAAGAACGACGAGGAGGCCAAGCAGGCCTTCAGGACCATCATGGAAAACGCCAGGAACTACAAGCCGGACGCCGACCTCTGGGGCGTTATCATCTACCGCATGCTCCCGCTCGGTAAAGAGGTCATCGTC
The sequence above is drawn from the Thermococcus pacificus genome and encodes:
- a CDS encoding acetate--CoA ligase family protein; this encodes MDRIEKAKAIIEKAKAENRPLVEPEAKEILKLYGVPVPDFKVATNEEEAVKFAREIGYPVVMKIVSPQIIHKSDAGGVKVNIKNDEEAKQAFRTIMENARNYKPDADLWGVIIYRMLPLGKEVIVGMIRDPQFGPAIMFGLGGIFVEILKDVSFRVAPITKDEALDMIKEIKAYPILAGARGEKPVDIEALADIIVKVGELALELPEIKELDINPIFAYEDSAVAVDARMLL